The proteins below come from a single Sphingomonas carotinifaciens genomic window:
- a CDS encoding glycine zipper 2TM domain-containing protein — translation MRKLMLALGCTAMVVPTVVLPVSAADAQRRGKYREWRDDRGRVRCRKPDGTTGLVVGGVAGALLGRTIDTRGDRTLGTLGGAAAGALAGRAIDRGSSSRRCR, via the coding sequence ATGCGTAAGTTGATGCTCGCACTGGGCTGCACCGCGATGGTCGTGCCGACGGTCGTCCTGCCGGTTTCCGCCGCCGATGCGCAGCGCCGCGGCAAGTATCGGGAATGGCGCGACGACCGCGGCCGTGTCCGTTGCCGCAAGCCGGACGGCACCACGGGCCTCGTCGTTGGCGGCGTGGCCGGCGCGCTGCTCGGCCGCACCATTGACACCCGCGGCGACCGTACGCTCGGCACCCTGGGCGGTGCTGCCGCCGGCGCACTGGCCGGCCGCGCGATCGATCGCGGCTCCAGCTCGCGCCGCTGCCGCTAA
- a CDS encoding OsmC family protein, whose product MTTRSASARYEGLGKDGKGQVSLGSGLLSNSPYGFNTRFEDSPGTNPEELIAAAHASCFTMALSFALAGEGHSVGTLETTAKVTLVKDGDGFTISKSALALTARVEGIEEDEFKRIADGAKKNCPVSKVLNAEITLDVTLTEA is encoded by the coding sequence ATGACCACCCGCTCGGCTTCGGCCCGCTACGAAGGACTTGGCAAGGACGGCAAGGGACAGGTTTCGCTCGGTTCCGGCCTGCTCTCCAACAGCCCTTACGGCTTCAACACCCGGTTCGAGGATTCGCCCGGCACCAATCCGGAGGAATTGATCGCCGCGGCGCATGCCAGCTGCTTCACCATGGCGCTCAGCTTCGCGCTGGCCGGCGAGGGCCATTCGGTCGGCACGCTGGAGACCACGGCAAAGGTGACGCTGGTCAAGGACGGCGACGGCTTCACAATCAGCAAGTCCGCGCTTGCGCTCACCGCACGTGTCGAAGGCATCGAGGAAGACGAGTTCAAGAGGATCGCCGACGGCGCCAAGAAGAACTGCCCGGTGTCCAAGGTCCTGAATGCCGAGATCACGCTCGACGTCACGCTGACCGAGGCCTGA
- a CDS encoding glycine zipper 2TM domain-containing protein gives MRTTVLFAALAMTTIGAVPAAAQNTRWQADREYRQEVREAQRDYRRDMRRADSRRDVREARRDYRRDIRDARQDHRRDVRNINRWRNYDYNRFEPGQRGYYAERYYRDGRYYQPRRLGRNDRIYRGYNGRYYCRRNDGTTGLIVGALGGGVLGNLIGNGRSSLLGTLIGAGGGALLGREIDRGQVSCR, from the coding sequence ATGCGTACCACCGTCCTTTTTGCCGCTCTGGCCATGACCACGATAGGCGCCGTGCCCGCCGCTGCGCAGAATACGCGCTGGCAGGCGGACCGCGAATATCGTCAGGAAGTGCGCGAAGCGCAGCGCGATTATCGCCGTGACATGCGCCGCGCCGACAGCCGCCGCGACGTGCGCGAGGCGCGGCGCGACTATCGCCGCGACATCCGCGACGCGCGCCAGGATCATCGCCGCGACGTGCGCAACATCAATCGCTGGCGCAACTATGACTATAACCGCTTCGAACCCGGTCAGCGCGGCTACTACGCCGAGCGTTATTACCGGGACGGGCGCTATTACCAGCCGCGCCGGCTCGGCCGCAACGACCGCATCTATCGCGGCTACAATGGCCGCTATTATTGCCGCCGCAACGATGGCACCACGGGGCTGATCGTCGGCGCACTCGGTGGCGGCGTGCTCGGCAACCTGATCGGCAATGGCCGGTCCAGCCTGCTCGGCACGCTGATCGGTGCCGGCGGTGGCGCGCTGCTCGGCCGGGAGATCGATCGCGGTCAGGTTTCCTGCCGCTGA